The region GCAACAAGATTTGTTAAAAATACTGTAGGTTGTAAGAATCAGTAATTTCCCTGTGTTTACAGGCAGATCTTGACAATGTGGATGTGTAGTGTATTgcagtatatataaataacagtTGCTAAATGAATTCATATCTACAATTTAgcagacccttttatccaaagcgacttacaaatgaggaacacaACAAGCAATTCATCTCAAAGAGGCAAATAAACCCAAGAAGTGCTCCTAATACAAAGTTTCTGAAAATGAAGACATTTACGCCCTAAAACAGCGATTCCCAAACCTCTTTGTCAGATGAACCCCTTCTGACCCAAAACATTCACTTTAAGTACCGGCTGAGATTTTAATTGATTAtatgttaccctggaccacaaaaccagtaataatGGTCATTTTTCATCTGAGAGCTTAATAccataaataagctttccattgatgaatggtttgttaggataggacaatatttggctgaaagACAACtaattgaaaatctggaatctgaggctgcaaaaaaaaaaaaaataataataataataattctaaatattgagaaaatcacctttaaagttgttcaaataaagttcatagaaatgcatatttctaatcaataattaagttttgatatactacggtaggaaatgtactaaatatctccttggaatatgatctttacttaatatcctaataatttttggcataaaagaaaaatctataattttgactcatacaatgtatagttgtctattgctacaaatatactcaggcgacttatgactgattttgtgatCTAGGGTCACATatcaattgtttattattaaattaaattttgtgtgtgtttttaatgtttattttaaaagtatatatagtaacactttattttagggaccATTTCTCatgaactagttgcttattagcagttaattagtacttataaaagcatatataaaTGTCTTATTCTCTTTTTTATTCTCATATTTTAGTTGTGCACCCTAAACCTATTAAACCTAGTTTGGGGGAACCCTGGTCTGAAATACCCAAACACTTGTGAATCTTCTCTGATCCTGCTGAcactttttaaagcttttatttccTCATTCTTTTATCTATCCATTCACTACATCCTCCCTTAGAAGCAAATCACAGTTTGTCCACAGAAATGTGGCAGTACTCTCAAATCGCACAAGAATGCTGAACTCTGCTCGGCCTGCATCAGCCCTCAACATCCTGCAGAGATCATTCCGAAGCAGTAAGCACTATTCCAATCCGTGACAATCTGCAACAATGCAGTTTCAAGAAGCCTTAACCGGAGGCTGAGAATCAATAAGTGCATATCTCACATTATGCCGTGTGTGAGTGTTTACTCTTCATTTACCAGACGCGCAGTGTGTTCCTGGAATATCAGGGCACACAGTCTTACCTGCTTGAGCATGGGTAATTAATTTTAAAGTGATGTAGACATTTTCACAGGATTGTTAACAGCAGGGAGACACACTTAAAGGGGGAAAACAGAGAACACAAGACATCCTTCCACATTAACACTGGAATTAGTGGATCAGATCATACATGCAGGCCGCACGAAACATAAACTTCTCAAAACATCCATCAATGGAGAGACAGATCAACATGAGCGTGTCTGTCTGAAAGGCCATTGATACTAGTGTTATTAACATGAGACGTGAGAGTGTGCTGTAACTTTCAGGAAATGATGGATGTCTAGATATATATCAAAGACAACCCAACTACATCATATGTGCATGTTGAAACCAGAGGACTTTCTCATACTCAGAAGTATGGACTTTTTGTCCCAATAGTCCCATATCCTCCTGATAGTGAGAAAGTGCTTAGCTCGATGTGGTGATTACAACACTTTTTCTCTCAGGTTTTGATCTTCTACACATGATATTTCAGTTTAGAGGTTCGAAGGAGGAGTTAATGACTTATATATGTGTTCAGAAACATGATTTGTGAAGAGAAGAAGTCTTATTTGAGAAGCTAAGCGAACAGCAAGACGGAGGGTGAACACACACTGGTGTGAGTGCTGGTGTGAATTTCAGCTAATGTCCTGTCAGTAAGCCATTAAACATCAGATGAGATGTCAGTTACTTTTGTTACTGAAATTCTGATTATCTGATTGTATTATAAAAGCAGAGTTTTGTGTTTAGAGGtaggctgtatgtgtgtgtgtgtttgtgtgtgtgtgtgtgtgtgtgtgtgtgtcacacaggCTTTATGACATTTGGCATTAGCATGAAATCATGATCGTTCTGTTCAGTGTGAATGACTGCAGAcacttttaaacactttaaaggggtcatatcacggaaaatcaaattttccttttataaaaaattacatattgcaaGTTTTGGAACTCAAAGTTTCCTCTACATTCCAAAAAGAATGTTCTTTAAAAGAAACTAAAAGCAGCTAATTATGCAATCCTTATAGTTTTGACCACACAAGGATGCCAACTTCAATtcaatgtggattgttttttgtgcagaaaggctttttatttaattatgggCCAGTTCAGACAATATTAGACCTGACAGCAAACCTAAGAAAGCCTGTTTAATTCCGAGAGGTGGAAAATACTGAAATCTTAGCTAATATGATTAAGCTGAAATGCATAcagtatgacccctttaaactgagAGGAGCTCAATAATCCTCTTTTAACGAAACATGTCCCACAATGAGTTATCAGCCGAATTAAAAACCAGTAAAAAAGAGAGCACACAGGAAACTGCAGAATGTTCCAACACAATGCAGCTTCTGCTATATCTCTCTCTTGACTGAATGCTATTAGATGGAGTGAGGGGCTGAAGTGACTCAGCAGCTGACTGGTCGACAGGACACGAGCGAGTAGCATGACACAGCCAAGCGTCTGCTCACCTGCTGTCCCATTCGGGATCAAGGGGAAACGCAAAAGGTATTAAAACACACGGATAAAGACAAACcaacacacacagatgcagacTGTGACATGAACAATCACCTATCGCATCAATCGTATCTGATCTTTCACATCAGCGCATTTCTTGAATGACCACTGTgaacatttctgaatgttttaagcatatatatgaattatgagtCGTGGTTTGCTATTCTGTTGAGACAAATTTTCACTTTGACACTGACAAACACTGTTTATGAATATTAGactgcttaaaaaaaagagagcCAGTGCAAGTTTGAAACATGAACAGTGAAATGTCAAAATCCACATGTGAAATGTCAACAGTGATGAGCCAAACTGAGAAAATTGGACTAAAATGATCAATAACACTTTCTCATGACATTTTGCACAGGAGTTCATATGTCAatctaacaaaaatgaaaacaaaagaaaaatactaTGTTtggcataattttattttaacatttttatgataaTTATGAACATTTACATGAATCTGAAAGTAACCTAGTGTTTTTGTGTAACGCTCAATTTTGATTCTTATTactgtaatacaataaaaatgtatttaatgcagGACCTATTATGTATGACaaagtaaacaaataataattatataaaataatttcataaatattttatatttaataattatataattatattataattattaaaatcagaATGAGGTTATTTTTGGCACATTACAGTAATAGGTAATTTATTTTAGggtaaaatgtgcatattttgtGTAAGGTTTTGTGTCCgaagaaaatgaaaacaagacaCCGAAATGAGTAAGCGCCGAGACAGATGAATTGAGAAGACAAATTATTTACTGCCACCTAGTGGAATTCATGAAAATTCGCGTTTAAATCTATCTTTTTTAGTTTCTCACTGGCTGTCAGTTAAAAACATCTGACCTGACAGAAAGTGTTATGGATCAGTGAGTGGCACAGATTTCAAACACAGTTACTttgactacatttaatttaaagttatttaagcAACAAAACACATGAACAAAGACTCAGCACAAAACATGACAGGCTGTTTTAGTAAGACTAACATGCATTTCCCAAAGGGTCTCAAAACGTAAGTGAGttatgtgcgtgtatgtgtgtcttAGTAAATCTGGGAAATCTGCTATATTAGAAACTTACCCAACATCATCCATTATGCAGCCCGACCATTTATCTTCACACTTGCACTCCCCTGTGAGTGAAAGACGGATTACAGTGACACTATGAGAGTCTGTATGTGTGAGTACTGCTGTGTTTACTGCCAAAGCACGtacatgaaaaatataaaagtgtaAATAGGAAATAAGAACACTCACCATTTAAAATGCGTTTCTTATCAGAAAAGATGCCGATATTTTGTCCCAGTGACTGGGCGAGAGTTATGGCCATTTCTTCAGTCTTTCCATACTAACACATTTGaggaaaaacagcaacaaaagcCTTTGAGACTGAcgtaaaaattaattttcattaattaaaagagtCTCGCATAACCATAACCACTAACCTCATTGACTCCGCCTCCTTTAGTGAGTGAGCAGACTCCGCCCATGTATGAGGCTCCTCCCCAGTTGCTATGAAAACGGTTGCCCCTAGATGCAGAGGGAAAACTGATTAGACATGCTGTTTCACTTGATTAAAAAAACGaatgtttgctgtgtgtgtgttttcttgatAACTCACGAAAAAAGGTGAACGGAGTCACACTTTTCTTTAATAAAGTCTCTTCTGTACTTCATAAACTCTCGTAATGTCACCATGGGATCGTCGTTGATGTTAAACCTGTTGTCCGCAGCCCACGTTTCCATCGCAACCAGGACAATTCTAGTGTTGAGTTGCTCTTTGAAGTACTGCAGatacaaacaaaaattattttattaacaacagGTAAATAAAGAATTGCATCTCTTGCATGTAAATCTGAATCCACAGGACACCTGTGACGACTGCAGAATGATGGccctttttgtttttcattctagAGCTCAGTTTGACATATTGGAAAAACAGGCTGAAGCTGATAAATGCCAACTGTCTCTCAACAAAGAGAGGAATGGAGGGATGTTAATGTGACTGTCAAGGGCAGACAGACTGAAAAAACAAGCAGATAAAGCAGCTCATGACATGACTGTCAGACTGTACAAGGTCTATTTGTCTTCAGAAACCGATGAGGATCAGCATtctgtttaaaaattattaaaatggtgcattattaaaattatttaaagaagaCTATGAAATGTACATTACTAGCATCTTACCAGATCAGCCATATTCACAACAGATTTAGCGTAGTTATTTGTCTGTCCAACGGAAAGGCGATGTTTCTTGTACTGGGAAAAATGAATGTgaatacataataaaattaatgcattacaggaataagaaaaaaactataataaattgGTTAATTATAGGTTAGTTAATCATGTGAATAATGGACTGTTACTCATCTTACCATCAAATGATCATTTATGACCATCAGCTCTATATATTTAGTCTCATCTGCAACACTCCGTGGATTTTGTGATATCTGTGTGAGGAATTTGACAGTGCATCATATTATACCATCTCCCTGCCGCATGCAAAACACGCTTACTGCAGAGAAACAGCTGATCTAAACATTAGTGCTATAAAGAGTTCACAGCCCTGCTGTAAATATTTCATGAGTGTAGGAGAGATGGGGATGAAATCACATCAGATAGTCTaagcttaacacacacacacacccacaaccCATGAGCCATGAGTGTTGTGAGACAGTATACACACCTGTCTCTTTTTCCGTCTGTGGGCGGCACTGGACTGTGGAGGGTTCTGGAACGGTGACTCTGTCAGATGaacttaaacaaaaaataactatCAGTATGGACAGTTGAGCATGAAGTGCATGCACACAAATCTAATTCATTCtgctttattaattaattatacccCATGGGCTCTTATTTATAGTGTACTCATGCTATATACATAATACTTTAAATCTGAACATGAGAATGGTTCATACCTGCAGAAATGAAGTCCCCGGGGGGGTTTAAACCAGGAGACTGATAAATCATGTGCACATGAACCTCCTCCTACAGGGAAAGAATGTGAGGAAATGATATGATTCATATGTGTCAAACACTCCTACATAACACTTAGTGAGTTTGATGGGACACATTCATTGTTCAGTTTGTATAAGAAAGACACATCTCTGTCAGGAGTTTCTAAATTGTATTAGTTTAACAGTAAGTTTCAAAGGACCCTTTTGGTGATATTGGTCATTTTCTCACAGAATCTATAATGCAGCCAGTCACATTTTTATGGTGCAAACTTGTTGTCTAAAActtctaaatgtattaattacaaTACTTTTAGTTTGTTACAGTATGTTAGTTTTGTTGTTTGAATTAtacccaaaatatatattttttaatgtttatacagAATTTGAGTTAAAAAATATGACTACACTATTCACAAATGTGATATCTAGCATATTGTGAATACATAGTTAAGACAATTTTGAAAAAGATACGAAGGAGAAGTGGAAAATTAACGTTTTGTCTACCGTTTGCTGAAGTCTCTAAAATATGCAACTTGATTTGCTTGAGACGAAGCTCCACACAGACTAAAATGACCAACAGAAAAGGTCACGTTATGATTCGCACACTGTTAATTGGAATAATTATCCTGtcttggtgtttatttactttatacaaTGTGAGCGCGCACGTGACGTCACGCCGCACCCGCCTAAGTGAGTTTGCGCGCGCTCCCGAAGAAACAGTCCCTAACACATCACAACAATACACGACGAAACCGGACAGAAGATCATCGATTCTGTGCGACAATGACCGTTATATCATCAAAAGAGTCCGTTGAAGTTTACTGTTAATCAGGTATGTGCGCGATGTACCGGTTCTCATAGCGTCCCTCGGATGAAACTAAAGCGCAACAGGTTTTATCATAACGTTAGCCTTTAGCTGAGATTAGCTTGTTAGCGCTGGAATATACTCTGCTATGAATCATAACTAAACCACATCTGGAATTAAAACAAACCGTAAATCAAAACACCAATTACGATCTCGTGAAACTCAACAAATGTAACTTTAAGTCGCTTTTGACAGATAGACAGCATTAAACAGAGGTCTGCCATGTATTGTTCGTAATGACAGACGCTACGCAGAGACGTAACTTAGATTTATTATCCTCCACATAAACAGGACACACGCCTATTGTACATATACACAGAGACGTTTATTGTAGTCTACATAGACTTTACAATTAACGTAGATACATTATTGCTTAATACACAGACACTTATACGCAACACGACACGTTTAAGCAATGCATCAGCACTCGACGGGATTTTGACTCCTCTTTACTTTGTCTTTGAGGGAGTGGACATTACAGCAAAACTTAAGTACACTTTCTGTGTTtccatacatgcatacatacagcaAACCAATGCAAGTGACtctaaatatataactttttctgTCACATTTTACTCCtttaatttactaatttaattttgtgtgcCTTTCCCCACAAGGTTCCAGTTTTTCTTGACTCCAGCCATGTCTTGTCGTGACATTCACGCCACCAATGCTTTTGCCTTCATCATCGCGATGCTGTCTGTGGCCGGTCTGACCATCGCCACATTTATTCCCCAGTGGAGAACCACACGCCTGCTCACCTTCAACCGCAATGCCAAAAACGTGACCGTGTACGATGGCCTCTGGACCAAGTGTGTGCTGCGTGATGGTTCTTCAGGTTGCTATTACTTTGATTCAGACTGGTATGCAAAAGTAGACCAGCTGGACCTCAGACTGCTTCAGTTCTGTTTACCTGCTGGTAGGTGCTCATGCTGAGTACtcatttttcagttaaataaggCCCTATGAAAGCTGTATTCTTTTCcccaaatttattttcatatttatcaaGTTCATATTTAGTGTAATATCtagtgagacggcagatgctgaaaacGCCATGAACATCACACGTGCTAGATTGTGTAGTAGATTAAACTGTGCCAAAtctatttcatattaaataacagtcgttttgtgatttttatattcACTGACAATAGTCAATATTGTCCATAGTTGCCATATGATAAAGTGTACAGCTCTACTTTACATCCAGTGTTGCATTGTACAGTAAATTGGATTTCCATGACTTGTTCTGGTGATTCTGTCCTCATTCACCACACCATGGAAATCATCTGGTTTATTCTGTTGATATCAAACTCTTTTCTCCACAGGTCTGCTGTTTTCCAGCTTGGCTCTTCTGCTCTGTCTCACTGGCATGTGTAAAACTGCTTGCTGCTCCAAAACTCCTGAAGACATTAAGAACTCCCGCTGCCTGGTCAACAGCTCAggctgccatctagtggctgGGATGCTACTGTTTCTAGGTGGGGCCATCGCCATGCCGCCCTCCGTCTGGTTCCTGTTCCACACACGTAACCTTAACGAACGCTATGATAATCTGTTTGCCGTAGAGTTTGGGGTGTATGTGGCCATTGGCAGTGCTGGTGGTCTGATCTTAGCTGCCCTGCTGATGTTCATGTGGTAttgcatgtgtaaaaaactgcCTTCGCCCTTCTGGCTACCTCTACCTGAAGGGCCTGCGATGACCAACAGCCTTTCCGCGCAGCCCCTTATGACCAACGGCTTGCCTTCTCCTGTGACATACGCACCCCAGACTTTCCCTCCGGCTGTTCTGGATGCCCCCGTTTTTGTCCCAGCACATGGTTACCCTCAACCTGCACCCACACAGCCTATGCCGCCCCATGTCTACATGCCACAGATGTCCATACCTGATGGTTACAGCTCAGAAGTGGGAGCCTCACATGCATATGGTTACGCTCCCTCTCAAAGCTACGCACCTTCTCAGGCATACGCCCCATCTCAAAGCTACGCCCCCTCACAGAGGTATGCTGGGCACCGCTATTCCACACGCTCCCAAATGTCCGGCATTGAGATTGACATTCCTGTCTTTGCTGACTGACACTGAGTTGGTTGTTTCAAATCAAACTGGTATTCTATTTCTATAacttagaaatgataaattggcTGTGGTAGGGAGTTTGAAGTTAACAAAATAGTGAAATTGAAAGAAACGCCTTTAGTCAATTAGTTTAGCAGGTAACTTAGTTATAAcactgaaaatggccaaaaaaggTCATCAAAGCAATAACACAAGTGGAATTATGAAGTTGCGTACCTGTCTCTCAGTGAgctttatttattaaacacaagTAGAATTGTGTAAACTGTTCATAATTTCAATGCATATGttgcatttaattcagtgtgaCAGGTTTACGTATTATGTACACACAAATACTTTCTTCTAATTTTCATGACTCTAATGTCTTTATTCTGCTTTTTAAACCTTGATAGAAACACTGAACTAAATGTTGATGTTAAGCACTATTTTAACCTGTCAGtgaatatgcatgctaatatctAAATGTGATAAGTAAATGCTAGAAAGATACTCAACCTGTTTTATGACCGTTTTAACATGTATTACTGTTAAGCCTTGGAGTTTCATATTTGCCTTTTATGTTGCCTTATTGTTGTAATACCTGAACatcatgtttagtttttttttactttgttgttATGTGAAGGATAATTAATTTTTACcttaggtttattattattatctctgttttaaaaactgtcaagataaatctttttttatacgTTGAAGGGTTTGCAGGTTTTAGAAAACCATGTAGTTTGACTCTTGTTACTTGATGCCTTTGAGCAGTTGAATTACTCCTATCAAGACTGTAATTTCACTTATTGATTTTTGCTTTGTAATGAGCCTTACTTGAGCAACGAACCATTAATGAAACATGACGCTGCATTCCACTGTATTCTTTTAGTGCAGATGTATTGTTTTAAAGGTGTCACAACAGAGAAGTCATTGCAGTGTAACTCAAGTGCATTTGAAGATTACACGCTCTAGTAGTATTTTTGTTTACTGTTACATAGTCACTTCATTCATTGCTAAAATGACACCAATGTCTTAAAAACAATTAGTTCCTATTAAATTTTGCACAAATCCATTTCATCTTGCCTGtagcaaaatgttaattttgtaaaAAGCTCTATTACAaaaagttaatgttttttaaacataaaatagacTACTAATGTATTGAGTGCTCTTTATTAAAAGTGCCGTTTATTAAAAGTCACTTGGTGTCTGAGTTGTTTTCTTTAGGGTAAGCATACtggtagaattatttatttaaattaccgtgcttaaatgttttataaaaatctaattgaaataatttaataattatactgCAAGCTatacaacataaatgtaaatataattcaattaaaatctGAAAAACTTAAATTGAAAAAATGTCCAATGTAGTTAAAAAATGTTCCatgatatttattaataaattattaggtaaaatatttattatattgtacatTGTTAGCACTTGATTATACTCTTgaattaatctctctctctctctctatatatatatatatattatctacaGATTTACAATTTGAGTAACCAATATTGTTTTACCCAATATTTGTTTAGGTCTATGTATTTTCAGCCTAGAATAGTACAATGTCTTAAgcttaaaaacattaacataaagcaaatatgctgaaactgaatgagagccaTGTCTTTCGAGTGCTTTTTGTATGATACACAGAGACGCTATGAAGAGCGTTTCAAATCAGCCACTCGGGAGGTTCCATTTTATTTCGGATGGCAGCTCGCTGGGTTTTGGAGCAGAGCCAGTCAGTCTCAAGATGTTTAACAAAAGCTGACCTGAAATATCAGACAACAATTACATCATCTGGCAGACACTTCTATCCACCATGACTTACAGTGAATTTGAGATGTGTATTATCAgacgtgtgttccctgggaagTGACCTTGCCTTTGCTAGCACTgtgctctaccagctgagctgcAGGAACACTACACATCCTGCGAGCACAATCCTGCATGCTTGCACTCGCAGCCAGGGGGGAATATCAGTGCGCTAGATAAGAAAGACGAGGGAGACACTGATCTGGTTTCTGTGGAGGCTGTTCCACTACACCCCCATATACTCATGTATAAGAGGCGGCACTTTGTAAAGGATTAGCCGTATAACGCAGATGGCCTCTCCGATGTATTGGCTTAAAATAAGATGGGGTTTTCTGTATTGGAGCAgaggagggtgtgtgtgtgctctcttgGGGACTAGATCATGAATAGAAAGCAGGTTGGGGGATGgcacactttcatttttttttggaaagtgtgTTAAGGATGTTGAGGGGGTGGGGTGCCTGCTGCACTTTCTAGAGACGATCACTCACCCCCATCACTATCAGCCCACCCTACTGTCTGTCCACTGAGCAAAAGACAGTGGGAATGAGAGACATAGAGAGAGAAGAGATGTCTC is a window of Carassius auratus strain Wakin chromosome 16, ASM336829v1, whole genome shotgun sequence DNA encoding:
- the cldn12 gene encoding claudin-12, with protein sequence MSCRDIHATNAFAFIIAMLSVAGLTIATFIPQWRTTRLLTFNRNAKNVTVYDGLWTKCVLRDGSSGCYYFDSDWYAKVDQLDLRLLQFCLPAGLLFSSLALLLCLTGMCKTACCSKTPEDIKNSRCLVNSSGCHLVAGMLLFLGGAIAMPPSVWFLFHTRNLNERYDNLFAVEFGVYVAIGSAGGLILAALLMFMWYCMCKKLPSPFWLPLPEGPAMTNSLSAQPLMTNGLPSPVTYAPQTFPPAVLDAPVFVPAHGYPQPAPTQPMPPHVYMPQMSIPDGYSSEVGASHAYGYAPSQSYAPSQAYAPSQSYAPSQRYAGHRYSTRSQMSGIEIDIPVFAD